Proteins co-encoded in one Brassica rapa cultivar Chiifu-401-42 chromosome A02, CAAS_Brap_v3.01, whole genome shotgun sequence genomic window:
- the LOC103853941 gene encoding ureide permease 1 isoform X1: MYMIESKGGAISCMLLALLFLGTWPAIMTLTERRGRLPQHTYLDYTITNLLAAVIIAFTLGQIGPSRPNFITQLSQDNWQSVMFAMAGGIVLSLGNLATQYAWAFVGLSVTEVITASITVVIGTTLNYFLDDRINRAEVLFPGVACFLIAVCFGSAVHKSNAADNKSKLQGFKSLETTSSFQIETGPADSGLAKGKAKEGTAAYLIELEKQRAIKVFGKSTIIGLAITFFAGICFSLFSPAFNLATNDQWHTLKHGVPKLNVYTAFFYFSVSAFVLALILNIRFLYWPILGLPKSSFKAYLNDWNGRGWSFLAGFLCGFGNGLQFMGGQAAGYAAADAVQALPLVSTFWGILLFGEYRRSSRRTYVLLISMLFMFIVAVAVLMASSGHRK; the protein is encoded by the exons ATGTATATGATAGAGAGCAAAGGAGGAGCAATCTCTTGTATGCTATTGGCTCTGCTCTTCTTAGGGACATGGCCAGCAATCATGACTCTAACCGAAAGACGCGGGAGACTTCCTCAACACACTTATCTTGACTACACAATCACAAATCTGTTGGCTGCAGTGATCATAGCCTTCACACTAGGCCAAATAGGTCCAAGCAGACCAAATTTCATCACACAACTTTCTCAA GATAATTGGCAGTCTGTGATGTTTGCAATGGCTGGAGGAATAGTACTTAGCCTTGGAAACTTAGCAACACAATATGCTTGGGCTTTTGTTGGTTTATCAGTCACTGAAGTCATCACTGCTAGTATCACTGTTGTTATTG GCACAACTTTAAACTATTTCTTGGATGATAGAATCAACAGAGCTGAGGTTCTTTTCCCAGGTGTGGCTTGTTTCTTGATCGCGGTTTGTTTTGGCTCTGCTGTTCATAAATCAAATGCAGCTGATAACAAATCCAAACTCCAAGGTTTCAAAAG TTTAGAGACTACTTCTTCCTTCCAAATAGAGACAGGTCCTGCAGACAGCGGGTTAGCGAAAGGGAAAGCTAAAGAAGGAACAGCAGCTTATCTTATAGAGCTTGAGAAACAAAGAGCCATCAAG GTCTTTGGTAAAAGCACAATCATTGGCCTGGCGATTACTTTCTTTGCTGGTATCTGTTTCTCTCTATTCTCACCTGCATTCAACTTAGCGACAAACGATCAATGGCACACATTGAAACATGGGGTTCCAAAGCTCAATGTCTACACCGCCTTCTTCTACTTCTCAGTCTCTGCATTTGTGCTTGCTCTGATACTTAACATCAGATTCTTGTACTGGCCTATACTTGGTCTCCCAAAGTCTTCTTTCAAGGCTTATCTTAACGACTGGAACGGTCGAGGATGGTCTTTCTTGGCTGGATTTCTCTGTGGATTTGGTAATGGTCTTCAGTTTATGGGTGGTCAAGCCGCAGGCTATGCAGCTGCAGATGCTGTTCAG GCACTTCCACTTGTGAGCACGTTTTGGGGGATATTACTGTTTGGAGAATACAGGAGATCATCCAGAAGAACATATGTACTTCTTATCAGTATGCTCTTCATGTTCATAGTTGCAGTAGCTGTTCTTATGGCCTCGTCAGGACATAGAAAATGA
- the LOC103853939 gene encoding ubiquinone biosynthesis protein COQ4 homolog, mitochondrial has product MTIERARVPLSRWQQAAVAMGSAVGALVNPRRADLIAALGETTGKPAFEMVLERMKKSPEGRAILLDRPRVVSEQVSHAWDLPDNTFGAAYAKFMGSRNFSPDDRPPVRFMETDELAYVATRAREVHDLWHTLFGLPTNLVGESALKVIEFEQMYLPMCMLSVVGGTVRFNENQRSMFLRQYLPWAVRAGRQCTDLMCVYYERHFSEDLEQVRRQWGIIPAPQHPK; this is encoded by the exons ATGACCATCGAAAGAGCTCGAGTCCCGTTGAGCCGGTGGCAACAAGCGGCGGTGGCGATGGGGTCCGCCGTCGGTGCGTTGGTCAATCCTCGTAGAGCGGATCTAATCGCCGCTCTCGGCGAAACCACCGGAAAACCAGCTTTCGAAATGGTTCTtgagaggatgaagaagagtCCTGAAGGAAGA GCTATATTGCTGGACCGTCCACGTGTTGTGTCAGAGCAAGTGAGCCATGCTTGGGATCTACCAGACAACACCTTTGGAGCTGCATATGCAAAGTTCATGGGATCTAGAAACTTCTCACCGGATGATCGTCCTCCGGTGAGATTCATGGAGACAGATGAGTTGGCTTACGTAGCGACGCGGGCGCGTGAAGTTCATGACTTGTGGCACACGCTCTTTGGCCTCCCTACGAATCTTGTAGGTGAGTCGGCTCTGAAAGTTATAGAGTTTGAGCAGATGTATCTGCCGATGTGTATGCTCTCTGTGGTTGGAGGCACCGTGAGGTTTAATGAGAATCAGAGGTCGATGTTTTTGAGGCAGTACCTTCCTTGGGCAGTTAGAGCGGGAAGACAGTGTACAGACCTGATGTGTGTGTACTATGAGAGGCACTTTAGTGAAGATTTGGAGCAGGTCAGGAGACAATGGGGGATCATCCCTGCTCCTCAACATCCTAAATGA
- the LOC103853941 gene encoding ureide permease 1 isoform X2: MLLALLFLGTWPAIMTLTERRGRLPQHTYLDYTITNLLAAVIIAFTLGQIGPSRPNFITQLSQDNWQSVMFAMAGGIVLSLGNLATQYAWAFVGLSVTEVITASITVVIGTTLNYFLDDRINRAEVLFPGVACFLIAVCFGSAVHKSNAADNKSKLQGFKSLETTSSFQIETGPADSGLAKGKAKEGTAAYLIELEKQRAIKVFGKSTIIGLAITFFAGICFSLFSPAFNLATNDQWHTLKHGVPKLNVYTAFFYFSVSAFVLALILNIRFLYWPILGLPKSSFKAYLNDWNGRGWSFLAGFLCGFGNGLQFMGGQAAGYAAADAVQALPLVSTFWGILLFGEYRRSSRRTYVLLISMLFMFIVAVAVLMASSGHRK; this comes from the exons ATGCTATTGGCTCTGCTCTTCTTAGGGACATGGCCAGCAATCATGACTCTAACCGAAAGACGCGGGAGACTTCCTCAACACACTTATCTTGACTACACAATCACAAATCTGTTGGCTGCAGTGATCATAGCCTTCACACTAGGCCAAATAGGTCCAAGCAGACCAAATTTCATCACACAACTTTCTCAA GATAATTGGCAGTCTGTGATGTTTGCAATGGCTGGAGGAATAGTACTTAGCCTTGGAAACTTAGCAACACAATATGCTTGGGCTTTTGTTGGTTTATCAGTCACTGAAGTCATCACTGCTAGTATCACTGTTGTTATTG GCACAACTTTAAACTATTTCTTGGATGATAGAATCAACAGAGCTGAGGTTCTTTTCCCAGGTGTGGCTTGTTTCTTGATCGCGGTTTGTTTTGGCTCTGCTGTTCATAAATCAAATGCAGCTGATAACAAATCCAAACTCCAAGGTTTCAAAAG TTTAGAGACTACTTCTTCCTTCCAAATAGAGACAGGTCCTGCAGACAGCGGGTTAGCGAAAGGGAAAGCTAAAGAAGGAACAGCAGCTTATCTTATAGAGCTTGAGAAACAAAGAGCCATCAAG GTCTTTGGTAAAAGCACAATCATTGGCCTGGCGATTACTTTCTTTGCTGGTATCTGTTTCTCTCTATTCTCACCTGCATTCAACTTAGCGACAAACGATCAATGGCACACATTGAAACATGGGGTTCCAAAGCTCAATGTCTACACCGCCTTCTTCTACTTCTCAGTCTCTGCATTTGTGCTTGCTCTGATACTTAACATCAGATTCTTGTACTGGCCTATACTTGGTCTCCCAAAGTCTTCTTTCAAGGCTTATCTTAACGACTGGAACGGTCGAGGATGGTCTTTCTTGGCTGGATTTCTCTGTGGATTTGGTAATGGTCTTCAGTTTATGGGTGGTCAAGCCGCAGGCTATGCAGCTGCAGATGCTGTTCAG GCACTTCCACTTGTGAGCACGTTTTGGGGGATATTACTGTTTGGAGAATACAGGAGATCATCCAGAAGAACATATGTACTTCTTATCAGTATGCTCTTCATGTTCATAGTTGCAGTAGCTGTTCTTATGGCCTCGTCAGGACATAGAAAATGA
- the LOC103853938 gene encoding protein SPIRAL1 has protein sequence MGRGNSCGGGQSSLNYLFGAPPAPKPTAPAPPAETASPAPAAVTVTATTTVEPAELNKQIPAGIKTPVNNYARSEGQNTGNFITDRPSTKVHAAPGGGSSLDYLFTGGK, from the exons ATGGGTCGTGGAAACAGCTGTGGTGGAGGTCAAAGTTCTCTCAATTATCTCTTTGGCGCTCCTCCTGCTCCTAAGCCCACCGCTCCAGCTCCTCCTGCCGAGACTGCTTCACCAGCACCAGCAGCTGTGACTGTAACCGCTACAACTACAGTTGAGCCTGCAGAGCTCAACAAGCAGATCCCTGCTGGTATCAAAACTCCTGTTAACAACTATGCCCGTTCTGAAGGACAGAACACTGGAAACTTCATCACT GACCGTCCTTCGACCAAAGTTCATGCAGCTCCCGGAGGTGGATCGTCTCTGGATTATCTCTTCACTGGTGGCaagtaa
- the LOC103853940 gene encoding UDP-glycosyltransferase 73B3-like yields MGSNPKRLHVMFFPFMAHGHMIPTLDMAKLFSSRGAKSTILTTPLNSKILQKHIDTFKNLNPSLEIEIQVLDFPCVQLGLPEGCENADFLTLNNNDDRQDMITKFFLSTRFFKGQLENLLETMRPDCLIADMFFPWATQAAEKFNVPRLVFHGFGYFPLCFAYRIKLHKPQQRVTSSCEPFVIAHLPGSIVMTQEQINDCDEGTEMGKFMVEVKESEVESSGVVVNSFYELEPDYADYYKSVVANRAWHIGPLSDVNREFGEKAERGKKASVVALCTIRNSQRNRIFDITRHVS; encoded by the coding sequence ATGGGTAGTAATCCTAAGAGGCTTCATGTTATGTTCTTCCCTTTCATGGCTCATGGTCACATGATACCAACTCTAGACATGGCTAAGCTTTTCTCAAGCAGAGGAGCTAAATCCACAATCCTCACCACACCTCTCAACTCCAAGATCCTCCAAAAACACATCGACACATTCAAGAACCTGAACCCGAGTCTTGAAATCGAAATCCAAGTCTTGGACTTCCCTTGCGTGCAGCTCGGGTTACCAGAAGGATGCGAAAACGCCGACTTCTTGACCTTAAACAACAACGATGATAGGCAGGACATGATCACTAAGTTCTTTTTGTCGACAAGGTTTTTCAAAGGCCAGCTTGAGAATCTCCTCGAGACAATGCGACCAGATTGTCTTATCGCCGACATGTTCTTCCCGTGGGCTACTCAAGCTGCTGAGAAGTTCAATGTGCCAAGACTTGTGTTCCACGGCTTTGGCTACTTCCCCTTATGCTTTGCTTACCGCATCAAACTGCATAAGCCACAACAGAGAGTTACTTCCAGTTGTGAGCCATTTGTGATCGCTCACCTCCCAGGGAGCATAGTGATGACTCAAGAACAAATCAACGACTGCGACGAAGGAACCGAGATGGGGAAGTTTATGGTCGAGGTTAAAGAATCAGAAGTGGAGAGCTCAGGTGTTGTTGTGAACAGCTTTTACGAGCTTGAACCTGATTATGCTGACTATTACAAGAGTGTTGTAGCTAATAGAGCGTGGCATATCGGTCCGCTCTCTGATGTAAACAGAGAATTTGGGGAGAAGGCTGAGAGAGGGAAGAAAGCGAGTGTTGTAGCCCTATGCACCATTAGGAATAGCCAAAGAAATCGTATTTTTGACATTACTAGACATGTCTCATAA